In Sporichthya polymorpha DSM 43042, a genomic segment contains:
- the argF gene encoding ornithine carbamoyltransferase encodes MTIRHFRRDDDLTPAEQLEVLDLADRLKADRFASQALAGPRTVAVMFDKHSTRTRVSFCVAIAELGGFPLVIEAASSQLGRGEPIADTVRVFDRQCAAIVWRTFGQERIDEMASISTVPVVNALTDEFHPCQVLADLQTVRERHGRLAGLTLTYLGDGANNMAHSYLVGGATAGLHVRIACPAGFAPNPEFVARAQEIAATTGGSVAVTDDAKEACRGAHVLTTDTWVSMGQSDSPSDQEAREAAFAPFQLDSALLGLADPTAIVLHCLPAYRGKEVTAEVLDGPQSAIWDEAENRMHAQKALLVWLLEKSAQSARQAGRSV; translated from the coding sequence ATGACGATCCGTCACTTCCGGCGCGACGATGACCTGACTCCGGCCGAGCAACTCGAAGTCCTCGACCTCGCGGACCGGCTCAAGGCCGACCGCTTCGCGTCGCAGGCCCTCGCCGGGCCGCGGACGGTCGCGGTCATGTTCGACAAGCACTCGACCCGGACCCGCGTCTCGTTCTGCGTCGCGATCGCCGAGCTCGGGGGCTTCCCGCTGGTCATCGAGGCCGCGTCGTCGCAGCTGGGCCGGGGCGAGCCGATCGCCGACACCGTCCGGGTCTTCGACCGGCAGTGCGCGGCGATCGTGTGGCGGACCTTCGGCCAGGAACGCATCGACGAGATGGCGTCGATCAGCACCGTCCCGGTCGTCAATGCGCTCACCGACGAGTTCCACCCGTGCCAGGTCCTCGCCGACCTGCAGACCGTGCGGGAGCGGCACGGCCGGCTCGCCGGGCTGACGCTGACCTACCTCGGCGACGGCGCCAACAACATGGCGCACTCGTACCTGGTCGGGGGAGCGACCGCCGGGTTGCACGTCCGCATCGCCTGCCCGGCCGGCTTCGCGCCGAACCCCGAGTTCGTCGCGCGGGCGCAGGAGATCGCGGCGACCACCGGGGGCTCGGTCGCCGTCACCGACGACGCCAAGGAGGCGTGCCGCGGCGCGCACGTCCTGACCACCGACACGTGGGTGTCGATGGGTCAGTCCGACAGCCCGTCCGACCAGGAAGCCCGGGAGGCGGCGTTCGCGCCGTTCCAGCTGGACTCCGCGCTGCTCGGTCTCGCCGACCCGACGGCGATCGTCCTGCACTGTCTGCCGGCGTACCGCGGCAAGGAGGTCACCGCCGAGGTGCTCGACGGGCCGCAGTCGGCGATCTGGGACGAGGCCGAGAACCGCATGCACGCGCAGAAGGCGCTGCTGGTCTGGCTGCTGGAGAAGTCGGCGCAGTCGGCCAGGCAGGCGGGGCGGTCGGTATGA
- a CDS encoding arginine repressor: MTISIPATKAARHRRIVELLGRAPVRSQNELARLLGDDGLAVTQATLSRDLEELGAVRIRDADGSLVYAVPGEGGDRTPRVPEPGAPQAKLARIAEELLVSAEASANLVVLRTPPGAAQFFASAVDQAALPDLLGTIAGDDTVLVITRDPNGGAAVAAYFLSLATAPADSKRQGAKT; the protein is encoded by the coding sequence ATGACGATCAGCATCCCCGCCACCAAGGCGGCCCGGCACCGCCGGATCGTCGAGCTGCTCGGCCGCGCGCCGGTGCGGTCGCAGAACGAGCTGGCCCGCCTGCTCGGCGACGACGGGCTCGCCGTCACCCAGGCGACGCTCTCGCGTGACCTCGAGGAGCTCGGCGCCGTCCGCATCCGGGACGCCGACGGCTCCCTCGTCTACGCCGTCCCCGGGGAGGGGGGTGACCGCACCCCGCGCGTCCCCGAGCCCGGCGCCCCGCAGGCCAAGCTCGCCCGCATCGCCGAGGAGCTGCTCGTCTCGGCCGAGGCCTCGGCCAACCTCGTCGTCCTGCGCACGCCACCCGGCGCGGCGCAGTTCTTCGCCTCCGCGGTCGACCAGGCCGCGTTGCCCGATCTGCTCGGCACGATCGCCGGGGACGACACCGTCCTCGTCATCACCCGTGACCCCAACGGCGGGGCCGCGGTCGCCGCGTACTTCCTCTCGCTCGCCACAGCACCAGCCGATTCAAAGCGTCAAGGAGCAAAGACATGA
- a CDS encoding argininosuccinate synthase: MTERVVLAYSGGLDTSVCIGWIAAQTGAEIVAVAADVGQGGEDMDVIRQRALDCGAVESIVLDLKDEFADNYCLPALKANALYMERYPLVSALSRPTIVKALVDAAREHGASMVGHGCTGKGNDQVRFEVGIGALAPDLKVLAPVRDSGMTRDKAIAFAEERNLPIDVTKKSPYSIDQNVWGRAVETGFLEDVWNGPIEDIYSYTQNPATPRNPDEVVITFASGVPVAIDGKPVTMLQAIEQLNVRAGAQGVGRLDMVEDRLVGIKSREVYEAPGAIALITAKQELENVTVERELARYKRGVSQRWSELVYDGLWFSPLKNALDAFLEEANAPVSGDIRMTLHAGRAVVTGRRSEQSLYDYNLATYDAEDTFDQSMAKGFIELFGMSSRIAMGRDARTK, translated from the coding sequence ATGACCGAGCGCGTCGTTCTCGCGTACTCCGGAGGTCTCGACACCTCCGTCTGCATCGGCTGGATCGCGGCCCAGACCGGGGCAGAGATCGTCGCCGTCGCGGCCGACGTCGGCCAGGGCGGCGAGGACATGGACGTCATCCGCCAGCGCGCGCTCGACTGCGGCGCGGTCGAGTCGATCGTCCTCGACCTCAAGGACGAGTTCGCCGACAACTACTGCCTGCCGGCACTGAAGGCCAACGCGCTCTACATGGAGCGGTACCCGCTCGTCTCCGCGCTCTCGCGCCCGACGATCGTCAAGGCGCTCGTCGACGCCGCGCGCGAGCACGGCGCCTCGATGGTCGGCCACGGCTGCACCGGCAAGGGCAACGACCAGGTCCGCTTCGAGGTCGGGATCGGCGCCCTCGCGCCGGACCTCAAGGTGCTGGCCCCGGTCCGCGACTCGGGCATGACCCGCGACAAGGCCATCGCCTTCGCGGAGGAGCGCAACCTCCCGATCGACGTCACCAAGAAATCGCCGTACTCGATCGACCAGAACGTCTGGGGTCGCGCCGTCGAGACCGGCTTCCTCGAGGACGTCTGGAACGGCCCGATCGAGGACATCTACAGCTACACCCAGAACCCGGCCACCCCGCGGAACCCGGACGAGGTCGTGATCACCTTCGCCTCCGGCGTCCCCGTCGCGATCGACGGCAAGCCGGTCACGATGCTGCAGGCCATCGAGCAGCTGAACGTCCGCGCCGGTGCGCAGGGAGTCGGTCGCCTCGACATGGTCGAGGACCGCCTGGTCGGCATCAAGAGCCGCGAGGTCTACGAGGCCCCCGGCGCGATCGCGCTGATCACGGCCAAGCAGGAGCTCGAGAACGTCACCGTCGAGCGCGAGCTCGCCCGCTACAAGCGCGGGGTCTCGCAGCGCTGGTCCGAGCTGGTCTACGACGGCCTGTGGTTCTCCCCGTTGAAGAACGCTCTCGACGCGTTCCTCGAGGAGGCGAACGCCCCGGTCTCCGGCGACATCCGCATGACCCTGCACGCCGGCCGCGCCGTCGTCACCGGCCGTCGCTCGGAGCAGTCGCTCTACGACTACAACCTCGCGACCTACGACGCCGAGGACACCTTCGACCAGTCGATGGCCAAGGGCTTCATCGAGCTGTTCGGCATGTCCTCCCGCATCGCCATGGGCCGCGACGCCCGCACCAAGTAG
- the argH gene encoding argininosuccinate lyase: MSDEALRLWGGRFASGPADALAALSVSVHFDWRLAPYDIAGSKAHARVLHRAGLLSDDDLAGMLAGLDRLLADVEAGAFTPTVADEDVHTALERGLIERVGPELGGRLRAGRSRNDQVATLFRMYLRDAARRITLLLADLQDALVTQAAAHPGAAMPGRTHLQHAQPVLLAHHLLAHVHAFARDVERLQDWDKRAAVSPYGSGALAGSSLGLDPEQVAAELGFDSSAPNSIDGTASRDFAAEAAFVLAMIGVDLSRLAEEVILWATKEFSFVTLDDAFSTGSSIMPQKKNPDIAELARGKAGRLVGNLTGLLATLKGLPLAYNRDLQEDKEPVFDSVDTLEVLLPAFTGMMATLRFHTDRLAELAPAGFSLATDIAEWLVRQGVPFRVAHEVAGECVRVCEGKGIELADLSDADLAAISEHLTPAVRKVLTVEGSIASRDARGGTAQSRVDEQLAALQGEIAAQRAWANA, translated from the coding sequence ATGAGCGACGAGGCGCTCCGGTTGTGGGGCGGAAGATTTGCCTCTGGGCCGGCGGACGCGCTGGCGGCCCTGTCGGTGTCGGTGCACTTCGACTGGCGGCTCGCCCCGTACGACATCGCCGGGTCGAAGGCGCACGCCCGGGTGCTGCACCGGGCGGGGCTGCTCTCCGACGACGACCTCGCCGGGATGCTCGCCGGTCTCGACCGGCTGCTGGCCGACGTCGAGGCGGGGGCCTTCACGCCGACGGTCGCGGACGAGGACGTGCACACCGCGCTCGAGCGCGGCCTGATCGAGCGGGTCGGGCCGGAGCTGGGTGGCCGACTGCGCGCGGGCCGCTCGCGCAACGACCAGGTCGCGACGCTGTTCCGGATGTACCTGCGGGACGCCGCGCGTCGCATCACCCTGCTCCTCGCCGACCTGCAGGACGCCCTCGTCACGCAGGCCGCCGCCCACCCCGGCGCGGCGATGCCCGGCCGCACGCACCTGCAGCACGCGCAACCGGTGCTCCTGGCCCACCACCTGCTCGCCCACGTCCACGCGTTCGCGCGGGACGTCGAGCGGTTGCAGGACTGGGACAAGCGCGCGGCCGTCTCGCCCTACGGCTCCGGCGCGCTGGCCGGTTCGTCGCTGGGCCTGGACCCGGAACAGGTCGCCGCCGAACTCGGTTTCGACAGCTCCGCGCCGAACTCGATCGACGGGACCGCGTCGCGGGACTTCGCCGCCGAGGCGGCGTTCGTCCTCGCGATGATCGGCGTCGACCTCTCCCGGCTGGCCGAGGAGGTCATCCTCTGGGCGACCAAGGAGTTCTCCTTCGTCACTCTCGACGACGCCTTCTCGACCGGGTCGTCGATCATGCCGCAGAAGAAGAACCCCGACATCGCCGAGCTGGCCCGCGGCAAGGCCGGTCGCCTCGTCGGGAATCTGACGGGGTTGCTGGCGACGCTGAAGGGTCTGCCGCTCGCGTACAACCGGGACCTGCAGGAGGACAAGGAGCCGGTCTTCGACTCCGTCGACACGCTCGAGGTCCTGCTGCCTGCGTTCACCGGGATGATGGCGACGTTGCGCTTCCACACCGACCGTCTCGCCGAGCTGGCGCCGGCCGGGTTCTCGCTGGCGACCGACATCGCGGAGTGGCTCGTCCGGCAGGGTGTGCCGTTCCGTGTCGCCCACGAGGTGGCGGGGGAGTGCGTGCGGGTCTGCGAGGGCAAGGGCATCGAGCTCGCAGACCTCTCCGACGCCGACCTCGCGGCGATCTCGGAGCACCTCACGCCGGCCGTGCGGAAGGTGCTGACCGTCGAAGGCTCCATCGCGTCGCGGGACGCGCGAGGTGGGACCGCGCAGTCCCGGGTCGACGAGCAACTTGCCGCGCTGCAGGGCGAGATCGCCGCGCAGCGCGCCTGGGCGAACGCCTGA
- a CDS encoding helix-turn-helix domain-containing protein, which produces MDIAAQLKRARARAGLSLRELAERAGTSHSTLAAYEQGRVTPNVETAERILRAAGYELNSRLVVHIDEAKRERQIRDVLLLAGAFPTRHSPTLQAPRFPGTR; this is translated from the coding sequence GTGGACATCGCGGCGCAACTGAAGCGGGCGAGGGCGAGGGCCGGCCTGAGTCTCCGTGAACTGGCGGAGCGGGCCGGCACCTCGCACTCGACGCTCGCCGCCTACGAACAGGGCCGGGTCACACCGAACGTCGAGACGGCGGAGCGCATCCTGCGGGCCGCCGGCTACGAGTTGAACTCCCGCCTCGTCGTGCACATCGACGAGGCGAAGCGCGAACGCCAGATCCGCGACGTGCTGCTGCTGGCCGGCGCCTTCCCAACTCGTCACTCCCCGACCCTGCAAGCCCCTCGCTTTCCGGGCACCCGGTGA
- a CDS encoding MBL fold metallo-hydrolase: MIPTALPKTRLTPTLIAPETFLVHDHQGEGSAPVCVALNSMVIRGREPVIVDTGEAANRERWFEDVFSLVEPEDVRWLFISHDDADHTGNLHELMDRCPNATLVINWFMVERMGGGLSTIPPSRWRWVSDGESLDVGDRVLQAVRPPVFDAPTTRGLYDPVTGVYWGSDTFATPMLAPVPVVDEFDQDFWFEGIATFGQYVSPWLLLADERRWQATVDRVAALDPTVVVGCHTPAVMGRDRVAQAIEATRRTPSTVVAAQPDQAVLDEINRVLGAAA, translated from the coding sequence ATGATTCCCACCGCCCTGCCGAAGACCCGTCTCACTCCCACCCTCATCGCCCCCGAGACGTTCCTCGTCCACGACCACCAGGGCGAGGGGTCCGCGCCCGTGTGTGTCGCCCTGAACTCGATGGTCATCCGCGGCCGCGAGCCCGTCATCGTCGACACGGGTGAGGCCGCCAACCGCGAGCGCTGGTTCGAGGACGTCTTCTCCCTCGTCGAGCCGGAGGACGTCCGCTGGCTCTTCATCTCCCACGACGACGCCGATCACACCGGCAACCTGCACGAACTGATGGACCGTTGTCCCAACGCCACGCTGGTCATCAACTGGTTCATGGTCGAGCGCATGGGCGGCGGCCTGAGCACGATCCCGCCGTCCCGCTGGCGCTGGGTCTCGGACGGCGAGTCCCTCGACGTCGGCGACCGCGTGTTGCAGGCGGTCCGGCCGCCGGTGTTCGACGCGCCGACCACCCGGGGGCTGTACGACCCGGTCACCGGCGTCTACTGGGGTTCGGACACCTTCGCGACGCCCATGCTCGCGCCCGTGCCGGTCGTCGACGAGTTCGACCAGGACTTCTGGTTCGAGGGCATCGCGACGTTCGGCCAGTACGTCAGCCCCTGGCTACTGCTGGCCGACGAGCGGCGCTGGCAGGCCACGGTCGACCGCGTGGCAGCACTCGACCCGACCGTCGTCGTCGGGTGCCACACCCCGGCGGTGATGGGCCGGGACCGCGTTGCGCAGGCGATCGAGGCGACCCGGCGCACGCCGTCGACCGTCGTCGCGGCCCAGCCGGACCAGGCCGTCCTCGACGAGATCAACCGGGTCCTGGGAGCCGCTGCCTAG
- a CDS encoding TetR/AcrR family transcriptional regulator: MPVPRQDLTPSRGRVNQKLRTRAAIVAAAQELFDAGTTPTVAQAAEAALVSRTTAYRYFPTQESLLTELTVTAGVESIEELVARPVDESDARERTLAVMEAFLRNTFEAEGQYRQAARLYQDQWLAAVAGGESSPTIREGRRRRWYAQTLAPLRSQISKADWDRLITALCLLSGPEAMITLRDVCGVDERTARKVTAWAAETLLRETFGDPDHP, encoded by the coding sequence ATGCCAGTGCCACGTCAAGATCTGACGCCCAGTCGCGGGCGGGTAAATCAGAAACTGCGCACCCGCGCGGCGATCGTCGCTGCGGCGCAGGAGCTCTTCGACGCCGGAACGACGCCGACCGTCGCGCAGGCCGCGGAGGCCGCGCTCGTCTCGCGTACGACGGCGTACCGCTACTTCCCGACTCAGGAGTCACTGCTCACCGAGCTGACCGTGACCGCCGGCGTCGAATCGATCGAGGAACTCGTCGCGCGCCCGGTGGACGAGTCGGACGCCCGCGAGCGGACCCTCGCCGTGATGGAGGCGTTCCTCCGGAACACCTTCGAGGCGGAGGGCCAGTACCGCCAGGCGGCGCGGCTCTACCAGGACCAGTGGCTTGCCGCCGTCGCCGGCGGGGAGTCGTCCCCGACGATCCGGGAGGGGCGTCGGCGCCGCTGGTACGCCCAGACCCTCGCCCCGCTCCGCAGCCAGATCTCCAAGGCCGACTGGGACCGGCTGATCACCGCCCTGTGCCTGCTCTCCGGCCCCGAGGCGATGATCACCCTCCGCGACGTCTGCGGCGTCGACGAACGCACCGCCCGCAAGGTCACCGCCTGGGCCGCCGAGACCCTCCTCCGCGAGACCTTCGGCGACCCCGACCACCCGTAG
- a CDS encoding HNH endonuclease signature motif containing protein produces MSAGVGMHPALATIAGAVEDVRKVAAMLTADEVWTLTDADLELMVRAQSELDSAVAAVGVRAVREADVRGLSLADGKISTAVWLGQKLNLHPVEARQRVKDADILSRKGIATVEALAEGKLNRDQARAVGRSLRKIEPIGSASELAKAETFLLAKSHGVDPGAILRLGRHIEEVIDEDGKPPAPDPDDPTGGAPAESKRAARAQRKRSLTITDLGNGLHRIRGELTDEVAALVKAALDPLAAPRPAVNGQRDERSAPQRRHDALGDVFRQFLRFGDLPPSHGVRPHLHVTASVETMAGDTGHPFARTATGEDLDIATVQRIACDAGITPIVANTLGVPLAMGREVRTATPAQWAALVARDIGCIGEGCTRPAAWCEAHHIEWWDRDEGPTDVDKMALVCSHEHYLIHHQGWGVRMAADSHPEMIPPKWVDSEQKPRRNAHWQLVRDGLKVPPEEPDPPSPEARRRE; encoded by the coding sequence ATGTCCGCAGGGGTGGGGATGCATCCGGCACTGGCGACGATCGCCGGTGCTGTGGAGGACGTCCGCAAGGTGGCGGCGATGCTGACCGCGGACGAGGTCTGGACGCTCACCGACGCTGATCTGGAACTGATGGTGCGGGCGCAGTCCGAGCTCGACTCCGCCGTCGCGGCGGTCGGGGTGCGGGCGGTGCGGGAGGCCGATGTCCGCGGGCTCTCTCTGGCCGACGGGAAGATCTCCACCGCGGTCTGGCTGGGACAGAAGCTGAACCTGCACCCGGTCGAGGCGCGGCAGCGCGTCAAGGACGCCGACATCCTGTCCCGCAAGGGCATCGCCACCGTCGAGGCGTTGGCCGAGGGGAAGCTCAATCGCGACCAGGCCCGTGCGGTCGGGCGGAGTCTGCGCAAGATCGAACCCATCGGCTCGGCATCGGAACTCGCGAAGGCGGAGACGTTCCTGCTGGCCAAGTCCCACGGCGTGGACCCCGGGGCGATCCTGCGCCTGGGTCGGCACATCGAAGAGGTCATCGACGAGGACGGCAAACCCCCGGCACCCGACCCGGACGACCCCACCGGCGGCGCCCCGGCAGAGTCGAAGCGAGCGGCCCGCGCGCAGCGCAAGCGGTCGCTGACGATCACCGATCTGGGCAACGGGCTGCACCGCATCCGCGGTGAACTGACTGACGAGGTCGCCGCCCTGGTCAAGGCCGCCCTCGACCCCCTCGCCGCCCCGCGACCCGCCGTGAACGGCCAACGCGACGAACGATCAGCGCCGCAACGCAGGCACGATGCGCTCGGGGACGTGTTCCGCCAGTTCCTGCGCTTCGGGGATCTGCCCCCGTCCCACGGGGTGCGTCCGCACCTGCATGTGACCGCGTCGGTGGAGACGATGGCCGGGGACACCGGGCACCCGTTTGCGAGGACCGCGACCGGTGAGGACCTGGACATCGCGACCGTGCAGCGGATCGCCTGCGACGCGGGGATCACCCCGATCGTGGCGAACACCCTCGGGGTGCCGTTGGCGATGGGCCGCGAGGTCCGCACCGCCACCCCGGCCCAGTGGGCGGCGCTGGTCGCCCGGGACATCGGGTGCATCGGCGAGGGTTGTACCCGTCCGGCCGCGTGGTGTGAAGCGCACCATATTGAGTGGTGGGACCGGGACGAGGGCCCGACCGACGTGGACAAGATGGCCTTGGTGTGCTCCCACGAACACTATCTGATCCATCATCAGGGCTGGGGTGTGCGGATGGCCGCCGACAGCCACCCAGAAATGATTCCCCCGAAGTGGGTTGATTCCGAACAGAAGCCAAGACGCAACGCGCACTGGCAACTGGTCCGCGACGGGCTCAAGGTTCCACCCGAGGAACCGGACCCACCATCACCGGAAGCCCGCCGCCGCGAATAG
- a CDS encoding DUF2867 domain-containing protein, translating to MAVRILVTGTTGYIGGRLVPRLLDAGHEVRALARDPEKLRDVPWRDRVEVVRGDVTDADAMAKACGDVDVLYYLVHSLQRSSFESVDRQGALITADAARAARVGRIVYLGGLRPTDGEDLSPHLASRSEVGEIFLRSGVPAAVFGAAVILGAGSASFEMLRYLTERLPVMVTPQWVDRRVQPIAVRDVLHYLVGAAELPPEVNRTFDIGGPDVLTYRQMMQRYAAVAELPHRRVLPVPFLTPRLSSHWVNLVTPVPRKLAAPLIESLVHEMVCTEHDIARYVPDPGGGLTPYDRAVELALARVRAGEVETRWSDAAVGDTPADPLPSDPDWSGGSAYVDERRVEAAADPDRLWAVVTGIGGDNGWYSFPLAWSVRGWLDRLVGGVGLRRGRRNPTRLQVGEALDWWRVEALDDTGPERLLRLRAEMRVPGRAWLELGVSAGSDGGSVYRQRAVFVPSGLAGQLYWWAVWPFHGIVFGGMTRNIVTAAERPA from the coding sequence ATGGCAGTGCGGATACTCGTGACCGGGACGACCGGCTACATCGGCGGGCGCCTGGTCCCCCGCCTCCTCGACGCGGGCCACGAGGTCCGGGCCCTCGCCCGTGACCCCGAGAAGCTCCGGGACGTGCCCTGGCGCGACCGGGTCGAGGTCGTCCGGGGCGACGTGACCGACGCGGACGCCATGGCGAAGGCGTGCGGCGACGTCGACGTCCTGTACTACCTCGTGCACTCCCTGCAGCGGAGCAGCTTCGAGTCGGTGGATCGCCAGGGCGCGCTGATCACCGCCGACGCGGCGCGGGCGGCCCGCGTGGGCCGGATCGTCTACCTCGGCGGGCTGCGCCCCACCGACGGTGAGGACCTCTCGCCCCACCTCGCCTCCCGGAGCGAGGTCGGCGAGATCTTCCTGCGCTCGGGCGTCCCCGCGGCGGTGTTCGGCGCGGCGGTGATCCTCGGCGCCGGGTCGGCGAGCTTCGAGATGCTCCGGTACCTGACCGAGCGGCTGCCGGTGATGGTCACCCCGCAGTGGGTGGATCGGCGCGTGCAACCGATCGCGGTGCGGGACGTCCTGCACTACCTGGTCGGCGCCGCCGAGCTGCCACCGGAGGTGAATCGGACGTTCGACATCGGCGGACCGGACGTCCTGACGTACCGCCAGATGATGCAGCGGTACGCCGCGGTGGCCGAGCTGCCGCACCGGCGGGTGCTGCCCGTCCCGTTCCTGACGCCGAGGCTGAGCTCGCACTGGGTCAATCTCGTGACCCCGGTCCCCCGCAAACTCGCGGCGCCGCTGATCGAGTCGCTGGTGCACGAGATGGTCTGCACCGAGCACGACATTGCCCGCTACGTCCCCGACCCCGGCGGCGGGCTGACACCGTACGACCGCGCGGTCGAGCTGGCGCTGGCGCGGGTCCGCGCCGGCGAGGTCGAGACCCGGTGGTCGGACGCAGCCGTCGGCGACACCCCCGCCGACCCGCTGCCGAGTGACCCGGACTGGTCCGGCGGCAGCGCCTACGTCGACGAGCGCCGGGTGGAGGCCGCCGCCGACCCGGACCGCCTGTGGGCGGTCGTGACCGGGATCGGCGGCGACAACGGGTGGTACTCGTTCCCGCTCGCGTGGTCGGTGCGGGGCTGGCTGGACCGCCTCGTCGGCGGCGTCGGGCTCCGCCGGGGCCGCCGCAACCCGACCCGGCTCCAGGTCGGCGAGGCGCTCGACTGGTGGCGCGTCGAGGCCCTCGACGACACCGGTCCCGAACGGCTGCTGCGACTGCGCGCGGAGATGCGCGTTCCCGGCCGTGCGTGGCTCGAACTCGGTGTGAGCGCGGGATCTGACGGAGGATCGGTCTATCGCCAGCGCGCCGTCTTCGTCCCTTCCGGCCTTGCCGGCCAGCTCTACTGGTGGGCGGTCTGGCCCTTCCACGGCATCGTCTTCGGCGGCATGACCCGCAACATCGTCACCGCCGCCGAGCGCCCCGCGTAA
- a CDS encoding DNA-3-methyladenine glycosylase translates to MARSDTLPRSFYDRPVLDVAADLLGAVIVAGPVAVRLTEVEAYDGANDPASHAYRGLTPRTRVMFGPPGHLYVYFTYGMHHCANLVCGPDGTAAAVLLRAGEVVDGIDVARTHRPAVTRDTALARGPANLVRALGLGPEHNGADVVAGREVRVRRSTSPRAEIRTGPRVGVSAGATRPWRFWLADDPTVSAYRAGTRKQRGNPR, encoded by the coding sequence GTGGCCCGTTCCGACACCCTGCCCCGGTCGTTCTACGACCGCCCGGTCCTCGACGTCGCCGCCGACCTGCTCGGCGCGGTGATCGTCGCCGGCCCCGTCGCGGTCCGCCTGACCGAGGTCGAGGCCTACGACGGGGCCAACGACCCGGCCTCCCACGCCTACCGGGGCCTCACCCCGCGAACCCGGGTGATGTTCGGCCCACCCGGACACCTCTACGTCTACTTCACGTACGGGATGCACCACTGCGCGAACCTGGTCTGCGGACCGGACGGCACGGCCGCCGCGGTCCTGCTGCGCGCGGGCGAGGTCGTCGACGGGATCGACGTGGCCCGCACCCACCGCCCCGCCGTGACGCGCGACACCGCGCTGGCCCGGGGCCCGGCCAACCTGGTCCGGGCGCTCGGGCTCGGCCCGGAGCACAACGGGGCCGACGTCGTCGCCGGGCGGGAGGTCCGGGTCCGGCGCAGCACGTCCCCGAGGGCGGAGATCCGCACCGGCCCTCGGGTCGGGGTCAGCGCCGGGGCGACGCGGCCCTGGCGCTTCTGGCTGGCCGACGACCCGACCGTCAGCGCGTACCGCGCCGGAACTCGGAAGCAGCGGGGGAACCCGCGGTGA
- the tyrS gene encoding tyrosine--tRNA ligase, with product MTILDDLRWRDLVAQTTDPDALTAALAAGPVTLYCGFDPTAPSLHVGHLVQVLTLRRFQQAGHRVIALVGGATGLIGDPKETSERSLNTKDVVGEWVGRIRAQIEPFLDFTGDNPALMVNNLDWTASLSTIDFLRDIGKHFPVNRMLARDAVDKRLNSEVGISYTEFSYVLLQSMDYLELYRRHGCSLQIGGSDQWGNITAGAELIRRIEAGKAHALTTQLLTKADGTKFGKTESGTVWLDPALTSPYAFFQFWVNTDDRDVIGYLKCLTFLPQERIEELEKATAERPGAREAQRALAQELTTLVHGAEQTAAVQLASSALFGRGELRDLDAATLAAALGELPSTTVSGPLPTVAELLVATGLEKSNNSARRTISEGGAYVNNVKVTEEAAVPAASDLLHGDWLVLRRGKRNLAAVRVVGS from the coding sequence GTGACCATCTTGGACGACCTCCGCTGGCGCGACCTCGTCGCGCAGACCACCGATCCCGACGCCCTGACCGCCGCGCTCGCGGCCGGCCCGGTCACGCTGTACTGCGGTTTCGACCCGACCGCGCCGAGCCTGCACGTCGGGCATCTGGTGCAGGTGCTGACGCTGCGCCGGTTCCAGCAGGCCGGGCACCGGGTCATCGCGCTCGTCGGGGGTGCCACCGGGCTGATCGGCGACCCGAAGGAGACGTCCGAGCGGAGCCTGAACACCAAGGACGTCGTCGGGGAGTGGGTCGGGAGGATCCGCGCCCAGATCGAGCCGTTCCTCGACTTCACCGGCGACAACCCGGCGCTCATGGTCAACAACCTCGACTGGACCGCGTCGCTGTCGACGATCGACTTCCTCCGCGACATCGGCAAGCACTTCCCGGTCAACCGGATGCTGGCGCGCGACGCCGTCGACAAGCGTCTGAACTCCGAGGTGGGCATCTCCTACACCGAGTTCAGCTACGTCCTGCTGCAGTCGATGGACTACCTCGAGCTCTACCGCCGCCACGGCTGCTCGCTGCAGATCGGCGGCTCGGACCAGTGGGGCAACATCACAGCCGGAGCCGAGCTGATCCGCCGGATCGAGGCGGGCAAGGCCCACGCGCTGACGACTCAGCTGCTCACCAAGGCCGACGGCACCAAGTTCGGCAAGACCGAGTCCGGGACGGTGTGGCTCGACCCGGCGCTGACGAGCCCGTACGCGTTCTTCCAGTTCTGGGTGAACACCGACGACCGGGACGTGATCGGCTACCTCAAGTGCCTCACGTTCCTGCCTCAGGAGCGGATCGAGGAGCTGGAGAAGGCGACCGCCGAGCGCCCGGGCGCCCGGGAGGCCCAGCGCGCCCTCGCGCAGGAGCTGACGACGCTCGTCCATGGCGCCGAGCAGACCGCCGCGGTCCAGCTCGCCAGCTCGGCCCTGTTCGGCCGCGGCGAGCTCCGGGACCTCGACGCCGCGACCCTCGCCGCCGCGCTCGGCGAGCTCCCCAGCACCACCGTCAGCGGGCCGCTGCCGACCGTGGCGGAGCTCCTGGTCGCCACCGGCCTGGAGAAGAGCAACAACAGCGCCCGCCGCACCATCTCCGAGGGCGGGGCCTACGTGAACAACGTCAAGGTCACCGAGGAGGCGGCCGTTCCGGCGGCGAGTGACCTGCTTCACGGGGATTGGCTCGTACTTCGCCGGGGCAAGCGGAACCTTGCCGCGGTCCGGGTCGTAGGTTCCTAG